In Oscillatoria acuminata PCC 6304, a single window of DNA contains:
- a CDS encoding LysR family transcriptional regulator, with the protein MSDLPFTLDQLRILKAIAAEGSFKRAADSLYVSQPAVSLQVQNLERQLDVPLFDRGGRRAQLTEAGHLLLSYGEKILTLCQETCRAIEDLQNLQGGTLIVGASQTTGTYLLPRMIGMFRQKYPDVAVQLHVHSTRRTAWSVANGQIDLAIVGGEVPPELQDSLEIQAYAEDELALILPVFHPFAKLEKIQKEDLYKLQFIALDSQSTIRKVIDQVLSRCDIDTRRLKLEMELNSIEAIKNAVQSGLGAAFVSISAIEKELQMGILHRATIEGVVVKRMLSVIYNPNRYRSKAAEAFSQEILPQFSTQPWVDSSIENPLEFMEVEPLKPVSSNSTIS; encoded by the coding sequence ATGTCCGATCTACCTTTCACTTTAGATCAGTTACGCATTCTCAAAGCGATCGCCGCTGAGGGGAGCTTTAAACGTGCGGCAGATAGTTTATATGTTTCTCAGCCCGCCGTCAGCCTACAGGTGCAAAACCTAGAGCGGCAGTTGGATGTCCCCTTATTTGATCGAGGGGGACGTCGCGCCCAACTAACGGAAGCCGGACACCTTTTGCTCAGTTATGGGGAAAAAATTCTGACCCTCTGTCAGGAAACCTGTCGCGCCATCGAGGATTTGCAAAATCTTCAAGGTGGCACCTTAATTGTTGGGGCCTCCCAAACCACGGGGACCTATCTCCTGCCCCGGATGATTGGGATGTTTCGGCAGAAATACCCCGATGTAGCAGTGCAATTGCACGTTCATTCGACTAGGCGGACTGCTTGGAGTGTCGCCAATGGACAAATCGACCTGGCGATCGTCGGCGGTGAAGTCCCCCCGGAACTCCAAGATTCCCTAGAGATCCAGGCTTATGCAGAAGATGAACTGGCTTTAATTCTGCCGGTATTTCATCCCTTTGCCAAACTCGAAAAAATTCAAAAAGAAGACCTTTATAAGCTACAGTTCATCGCCCTGGACTCCCAATCCACCATCCGTAAGGTCATTGATCAAGTGCTTTCTCGTTGTGATATTGATACCCGCCGTCTCAAATTAGAGATGGAACTCAATTCAATTGAGGCGATTAAAAATGCGGTTCAGTCCGGTTTAGGCGCGGCTTTTGTTTCGATTTCTGCCATCGAAAAAGAGTTGCAAATGGGCATTCTTCACCGCGCCACCATTGAGGGAGTTGTGGTTAAGCGAATGCTTTCGGTGATTTATAATCCCAATCGGTATCGCTCTAAAGCTGCCGAGGCGTTTAGTCAAGAAATTTTACCCCAGTTCTCCACTCAACCTTGGGTGGATAGCTCAATCGAAAACCCCTTAGAATTTATGGAGGTAGAACCCCTTAAACCCGTTTCGAGTAATTCAACAATTAGCTAA
- a CDS encoding NnrU family protein yields MFLDWLTSSHFIMIGLLFGFAIAHSGLAALRPRGEQLIGPRLYRVLFALVSLPFAVVLIIYFFNHRYDGLQLWQVQGVPGVMPLVWTLSGISFLFLYPATFNLLEVAAIAKPQVHLFETGIIRISRHPQMVGQVIWCLAHTLWIGTSFTLVTSIGLVLHHLFAVWHGDRRMKARYGEAFDAVKARTSVIPFLAIAQGRQTLKWDEFLRPAYLGVTLFTLGFWWAHPLLMRATSNVPW; encoded by the coding sequence ATGTTCTTAGACTGGTTGACTTCTAGCCATTTTATAATGATCGGGTTGTTGTTTGGGTTCGCGATCGCCCATAGTGGATTAGCCGCCCTGCGCCCTCGGGGGGAACAACTCATCGGCCCACGATTGTACCGCGTTTTGTTCGCTCTGGTTAGTTTACCCTTCGCCGTGGTGCTGATTATTTATTTCTTTAACCACCGCTACGATGGCCTCCAACTGTGGCAAGTTCAGGGCGTGCCTGGGGTGATGCCGTTGGTCTGGACCCTCTCGGGGATTTCGTTTCTGTTTCTCTACCCGGCAACGTTTAATTTATTAGAAGTGGCGGCGATCGCCAAGCCGCAAGTCCACTTATTTGAAACGGGAATTATCAGAATTAGTCGCCATCCCCAAATGGTCGGTCAAGTGATTTGGTGCCTTGCCCATACGCTGTGGATTGGGACCTCGTTTACCTTGGTGACCTCCATTGGCTTGGTGTTGCACCATTTATTTGCGGTTTGGCATGGCGATCGGCGCATGAAAGCCCGGTATGGAGAAGCCTTTGATGCGGTTAAAGCTCGGACTTCAGTGATTCCCTTTCTGGCGATCGCCCAGGGTCGGCAAACCCTCAAATGGGATGAATTCCTACGTCCCGCATATCTCGGCGTCACCCTGTTTACCCTGGGTTTCTGGTGGGCCCACCCCTTGTTAATGCGGGCTACCAGTAATGTTCCTTGGTAA
- a CDS encoding HAMP domain-containing methyl-accepting chemotaxis protein, which translates to MRLGRKLYIGFAIPTLCLAGLGIYSLISFANIDRQVETIYDDRVVPLQQLKVISDDYAIFVIDAVNKADQGLWTMEQALQSIRTAVNRIEGNWQAYKGTQLTPEEVRLIREVEQLFVRADREIERLKLALQTGDRAVVSEFNGYLYEVIDPLTEKINELIDLQLEIAQEEREKAAQVYQRTQIIFIPLLTLALLIGSPLGFAIIRGAISATLTDIINTLASTSTQIASATTEQEQIAQQQAGSVHQTSVAMEQLNRSAAQAAHQAIASATGAQQALTLTGSGTQAVDRTLEEMAKLNQTVGLMRSRVDELSERATQIGVIAGIVSDLATQTRVLALNAAVEAVRAGEQGKGFGVVATEIRKLADQSHRSAEKINLLVTDIEKALTSTVLASGDSSESVAEGIRIVGETAATFEGVRNAINQVALNVSEISLNSKEQANAIQQVLTAMNELNQGASQSATGITQVKIGTQRLKEAALHLKSVV; encoded by the coding sequence ATGAGGTTAGGGCGAAAGCTTTATATAGGATTCGCGATTCCTACCCTGTGTTTGGCCGGGTTAGGGATTTATTCCCTAATTTCTTTTGCCAATATCGACCGACAAGTCGAAACGATTTATGATGATCGCGTCGTGCCGTTACAGCAGTTAAAGGTAATTTCTGATGATTACGCAATCTTTGTGATTGATGCGGTCAATAAGGCTGATCAGGGCCTGTGGACGATGGAACAGGCGTTGCAATCGATCAGAACCGCCGTGAATCGGATAGAAGGGAATTGGCAGGCTTATAAAGGGACTCAACTCACCCCCGAGGAAGTTAGACTCATCCGGGAAGTGGAGCAATTGTTTGTGCGGGCCGATCGCGAAATTGAGCGTCTCAAACTGGCCTTACAGACTGGGGACCGGGCTGTTGTCAGCGAATTTAATGGCTATCTCTATGAAGTGATCGACCCGCTCACGGAGAAAATCAATGAGTTAATTGATTTACAGTTGGAAATTGCCCAAGAAGAACGGGAAAAAGCCGCTCAGGTGTACCAACGCACCCAAATTATTTTTATTCCCTTGTTAACCCTGGCTTTATTGATTGGTTCACCCCTGGGTTTTGCGATTATCCGAGGGGCGATCTCTGCTACCTTGACGGATATCATTAATACCCTTGCCAGCACCTCCACTCAGATTGCCAGCGCCACCACGGAACAGGAACAGATTGCCCAGCAACAAGCGGGATCTGTGCATCAAACCAGTGTTGCTATGGAACAATTAAATCGGTCTGCCGCTCAAGCGGCCCATCAAGCGATCGCATCGGCTACAGGGGCCCAACAAGCCCTCACCCTCACCGGATCCGGGACTCAAGCGGTCGATCGCACCCTGGAGGAAATGGCCAAACTCAATCAAACCGTAGGGTTAATGCGATCGCGGGTGGACGAACTGAGCGAACGCGCCACTCAAATTGGTGTGATCGCCGGGATCGTTAGCGATTTAGCCACTCAAACCCGTGTCCTCGCTCTCAATGCTGCCGTAGAAGCAGTCCGCGCCGGAGAACAAGGCAAAGGATTTGGGGTCGTTGCCACGGAGATTCGCAAATTAGCGGATCAAAGTCATCGATCTGCCGAAAAAATTAATCTCCTCGTCACCGACATCGAAAAAGCCCTCACCTCCACCGTCCTCGCCAGTGGCGACAGTTCCGAAAGCGTCGCCGAAGGCATCCGCATCGTTGGGGAAACTGCCGCCACCTTTGAAGGGGTGCGAAATGCTATTAATCAAGTAGCACTCAATGTCTCCGAAATCTCTCTCAATAGCAAAGAACAAGCCAATGCCATCCAACAAGTTCTCACCGCTATGAACGAGCTGAATCAAGGGGCTTCCCAAAGTGCCACGGGGATCACTCAAGTCAAAATTGGCACCCAACGACTGAAAGAAGCGGCTTTGCATCTCAAGTCGGTGGTTTAA
- a CDS encoding methyl-accepting chemotaxis protein — protein sequence MMLNQLRLRNRMILGYSIPVLLFFMLTAFVYFKTLKISQTFKQVESTQEAIKNSQLLDNNYRDMVKSLRGYLLFNTEELMLQYTTASLRFNEAAINTLNTTQDFQQIQRTEEMIQVQKQYDDFSQKIIALVNQNRVPEAVDLFKTGEGQRYIESFVELSEEFNDAEEEILNQATAEAKIAINSLIVALLLGAVLCLGFSAIAALGISSGISRTIEQAVSRIAKSSTEIATTLEQQERTTALAASAVNETTTTMDELEASSRESAEQAQSSAAGARQALHLTEIGTQTIGQSLQSQGILKEKVTGIAQKILQLSEQTSQIGNISKLVSEIANQTNMLALNAAVEAVRAGEQGKGFAVVASEIRKLADQSQKSAHKINILVGDIQGAIHSTVLVTHEGTKTVDRGVDIARETADALNGVRDAINDVVMSSQQIALNAQQQVTAIEQVVEAMNSLNVGAKETVQGIANTRESTEQLNQASLDLKAII from the coding sequence ATGATGTTAAACCAATTAAGATTAAGAAATCGCATGATTTTAGGGTATTCAATTCCCGTATTATTATTTTTCATGCTTACTGCCTTTGTGTACTTTAAAACCCTTAAAATTTCCCAAACCTTTAAACAAGTCGAATCAACTCAGGAGGCCATCAAAAATAGCCAATTGTTGGATAATAATTATCGGGATATGGTAAAATCACTTCGAGGATATTTGCTTTTTAATACTGAAGAATTAATGCTTCAATATACCACAGCAAGCCTTCGATTTAATGAAGCGGCAATCAACACCCTCAATACAACGCAAGATTTTCAGCAGATCCAACGAACTGAGGAGATGATTCAAGTTCAAAAACAGTATGATGATTTTTCCCAAAAAATCATTGCTTTAGTCAATCAAAACCGAGTCCCAGAAGCAGTGGACCTGTTTAAAACGGGCGAGGGACAAAGATATATCGAAAGTTTTGTGGAATTGAGCGAGGAATTTAATGATGCCGAGGAGGAGATTTTAAATCAGGCAACTGCTGAAGCCAAAATAGCCATCAATAGTTTGATAGTTGCCCTCCTGTTGGGTGCAGTTCTCTGTCTGGGCTTCTCCGCGATCGCCGCTTTGGGAATTTCATCCGGAATTTCTCGCACCATTGAGCAGGCAGTCAGCCGCATTGCCAAATCCTCCACAGAAATTGCGACCACCTTAGAACAACAAGAACGCACCACTGCTCTAGCCGCCAGTGCAGTCAATGAAACCACAACCACAATGGACGAACTGGAAGCCTCATCCCGTGAATCCGCTGAACAAGCTCAGTCCTCTGCTGCCGGTGCGCGCCAAGCACTCCATTTGACAGAAATTGGCACTCAGACTATCGGACAAAGCCTACAATCGCAGGGAATTTTAAAAGAAAAAGTCACGGGAATCGCCCAGAAAATTTTACAACTGAGCGAACAAACTTCTCAGATTGGAAATATCTCAAAATTGGTCAGTGAAATTGCCAATCAAACCAATATGTTAGCCTTGAATGCAGCAGTAGAAGCGGTCCGAGCCGGGGAACAAGGGAAAGGCTTTGCGGTGGTTGCCAGCGAAATCCGCAAGCTGGCGGACCAAAGCCAAAAATCGGCTCATAAAATTAATATTTTAGTGGGGGATATCCAGGGTGCGATTCATTCTACCGTCCTCGTCACCCATGAAGGAACAAAAACCGTCGATCGCGGAGTGGATATCGCCCGAGAAACCGCTGATGCTTTGAATGGCGTTCGGGATGCTATCAATGATGTGGTGATGAGTTCTCAACAAATTGCCTTGAATGCCCAACAACAAGTTACGGCGATCGAGCAAGTGGTTGAAGCCATGAATTCGCTAAATGTCGGGGCCAAAGAAACTGTCCAAGGCATTGCCAATACCCGAGAAAGCACAGAGCAACTCAACCAAGCCAGTCTCGATTTAAAGGCAATCATCTAA
- a CDS encoding serine/threonine-protein kinase: MEIYCTRPGCVRPQNSFEDLDDTTTLKTIQQKFCTACGMPLILDGRYLPVRLLGQGGFGAAFLARDRRTPAMRTCVVKQFQPAGDLGPQQLAIAHTLFEREAEVLERIGNKHPQIPDLMAFFPLEISSQIPGKQDRFFYLVQEFIDGQNLEEELKSQGKFSEEKVREVFVEILKILSFVHENDTIHRDIKPSNIMRSKTNGRLYLLDFGAVKQVTQSPGVTSSGRSTGIYSMGFAPPEQMAGRTVFPSTDLYALAVTCIMLLTGKEPQELFDAYSNEWNWRSQGTLSDRFADILDRLLLSTPSQRFQGAQEVLTALNSTSPSPISSPSPPSPISPPSPPSPISPPSPISSPSPISPPSPISPIALPSPHFSTFEVLRGAAFTGFEGGLLLIVLRSLGLGPAIGTIAWLLILSVLIFVQHRRFIEKYDLLILAVVTLGIVFFIPPFNQAFLREAILFIPIFASCCAVAFTALFRLVSKLIAKFL, translated from the coding sequence ATGGAAATTTACTGCACTCGTCCGGGCTGCGTGCGCCCTCAAAATAGTTTTGAGGATCTTGATGATACCACGACCCTCAAAACAATCCAGCAAAAATTTTGTACCGCTTGTGGGATGCCGTTGATTTTAGATGGTCGGTATCTCCCGGTGCGTTTACTCGGTCAAGGGGGCTTTGGCGCGGCTTTTCTCGCTCGCGATCGCCGCACTCCGGCCATGCGAACCTGTGTGGTCAAGCAATTCCAACCGGCGGGGGATCTGGGTCCCCAACAGTTGGCGATCGCCCATACCCTCTTTGAACGAGAGGCCGAAGTCCTCGAACGCATCGGCAACAAACACCCCCAAATCCCTGATTTAATGGCGTTTTTTCCTTTAGAAATTTCGAGTCAAATTCCCGGCAAACAAGACCGATTTTTTTATTTAGTTCAGGAGTTTATTGATGGGCAAAATCTTGAAGAAGAATTAAAATCTCAAGGAAAATTCTCCGAAGAAAAAGTGCGAGAGGTATTTGTTGAAATCCTGAAAATTCTCTCCTTTGTTCATGAAAATGACACAATTCATCGGGATATTAAACCGTCGAATATCATGCGGTCCAAAACTAATGGTCGCCTCTATTTATTAGATTTTGGGGCAGTCAAACAAGTGACCCAATCCCCCGGTGTGACCAGCAGTGGACGCTCTACTGGGATTTATTCAATGGGGTTTGCTCCTCCAGAACAAATGGCAGGGCGCACGGTATTTCCCTCTACGGATTTATATGCCTTGGCGGTGACTTGCATCATGTTACTCACCGGAAAAGAACCCCAGGAGTTATTCGATGCCTACAGCAATGAATGGAATTGGCGAAGTCAAGGGACCCTCAGCGATCGCTTCGCCGATATTTTGGACCGCCTCCTCCTCTCTACCCCCAGTCAGCGCTTCCAAGGAGCCCAAGAAGTCCTAACCGCCCTCAATTCCACCTCCCCATCTCCCATTTCTTCCCCATCCCCCCCATCCCCCATTTCTCCCCCATCCCCCCCATCTCCCATTTCTCCCCCATCCCCCATTTCCTCCCCATCCCCCATTTCTCCCCCATCCCCCATTTCCCCCATTGCTCTCCCATCCCCCCACTTCTCCACCTTCGAGGTCCTACGAGGAGCCGCCTTTACCGGATTTGAGGGGGGCCTACTGTTAATCGTTTTACGAAGTTTGGGATTAGGACCGGCGATCGGCACGATCGCCTGGTTACTGATCTTAAGTGTTCTGATTTTCGTTCAACATCGTCGGTTTATTGAAAAGTATGATTTGCTCATCCTCGCGGTGGTCACCTTGGGGATTGTTTTCTTCATTCCGCCTTTTAATCAGGCATTTTTACGGGAAGCAATCTTATTTATCCCCATTTTTGCCAGTTGTTGTGCCGTCGCCTTTACCGCTCTATTTCGTCTGGTGTCTAAACTCATTGCTAAATTTTTATAA